Proteins co-encoded in one Parcubacteria group bacterium genomic window:
- a CDS encoding WecB/TagA/CpsF family glycosyltransferase — MKSVNIMGVEVSDVSHAEALAQVKNFLEDSNQHYLVTPNPEIVLKASQDHKLRRILNHADLSLPDGFGLKIAARILGQKLSHRVPGADFMLSMLGLAEVEQWPVFLLGGLHEKVSEQAAWHLRYRYKQLKIVGYASGGVVEFKQGRWQTSDAKLLARINQSRAKILLVGFGCPKQEKWIFQNLDKLPAVSLAMTVGGTLDFLAGERKRALYLVRRLGLEWLWRLIIEPSRFKRIWNATAAFIWKSIAWSLRMRFAYRPNVVAAILNQDNKLLLIKRSDTAEEHWQFPQGGVDAGETPESAVLREVKEETGIANHITILGAHPHKHSYRYPSKWHQHCHGYKGQKQTIFYLKYTGPDRAITLEAHEASDYAWVAPERVVKTVFHRRKRMAEIAIESLHHYAENK, encoded by the coding sequence ATGAAATCAGTGAACATCATGGGCGTTGAGGTGTCGGATGTAAGCCATGCCGAGGCCCTGGCGCAGGTAAAAAACTTCCTTGAGGATTCAAACCAGCACTACCTGGTAACCCCGAATCCGGAAATCGTGCTCAAGGCAAGCCAGGACCACAAACTGCGCCGCATTTTGAACCACGCGGACCTCTCGCTTCCGGACGGATTCGGGCTCAAAATCGCGGCGCGAATCCTGGGCCAGAAGCTTTCACACCGCGTGCCGGGCGCCGATTTTATGCTTTCAATGCTGGGGCTTGCGGAAGTTGAACAGTGGCCCGTGTTCCTGCTCGGAGGCTTGCATGAAAAAGTTTCAGAGCAAGCGGCATGGCATTTGCGGTACCGCTACAAACAGCTCAAAATTGTTGGCTACGCATCGGGCGGTGTGGTAGAATTCAAGCAGGGAAGATGGCAGACGTCAGACGCAAAGCTCTTGGCGCGCATCAACCAATCCCGCGCCAAAATCCTATTGGTGGGGTTCGGGTGCCCCAAGCAGGAAAAGTGGATTTTCCAAAATCTGGACAAACTGCCTGCTGTCTCGCTTGCCATGACTGTTGGCGGGACACTGGACTTCTTGGCCGGCGAGCGCAAGCGCGCGCTGTACCTGGTGCGCCGCCTGGGGCTGGAGTGGCTCTGGCGCCTCATCATAGAGCCATCGCGCTTTAAGCGCATATGGAACGCGACCGCGGCATTTATATGGAAATCAATTGCGTGGAGCTTGCGCATGCGGTTCGCATACCGGCCCAATGTTGTTGCCGCAATCCTGAACCAGGACAACAAACTGCTGCTCATCAAGCGTTCGGATACTGCGGAAGAACACTGGCAGTTTCCGCAGGGCGGGGTTGACGCCGGAGAAACTCCGGAAAGCGCGGTACTCCGGGAAGTGAAAGAAGAAACAGGCATTGCAAACCACATCACCATACTCGGCGCGCACCCGCACAAGCACAGCTACCGCTACCCGAGCAAGTGGCACCAGCACTGCCATGGGTACAAAGGCCAGAAGCAAACTATTTTTTACCTCAAGTATACGGGTCCGGACCGCGCCATCACCCTGGAAGCGCATGAAGCGTCTGACTATGCGTGGGTTGCACCGGAACGCGTGGTTAAAACCGTGTTCCACCGCCGAAAGCGCATGGCGGAAATAGCGATTGAAAGCTTGCACCACTATGCCGAAAACAAATAA
- a CDS encoding glutamate--tRNA ligase, producing MPKTNKQIRTRFAPSPTGEPHVGNIRTALFSWLYAWHCKGVFVLRLEDTDQSREQEGSLAAILEALAWLGLEIDEGVTTASGEEKGDKGPYTQSKRLETYVHYALQLVDRGKAFHCFCSPERLAVIRELAIQKKEPPRYDGRCSRLEPDEVEKLLAGKNPHVIRMKVPAGGETSFHDAVKGEVTFKNESIDCQVLLKSDGFPTYHLASVVDDHLMEITHVFRADEWLPSTPKHVLLYQYFGWEAPVWVHLPIILGADRSKLSKRHGDVSVLEYKKDFLPEALINYLALLGWNPKTEQEMLSREQLVEQFDLPKINKNNPIFDIKKLEWLNGQYIKNMPIEKLADVLASPPKAVKLVQDRMQKLSDFGPMTEFLWKDELAYDASILIPKGSDKSKTQTMLKTASGILNGIDGGDWNDEPLRKTFFAYCEEKQIKKGDLLWPLRAAVTGLAQSPDVFGVMGVLGKEKTLARVAAAESALS from the coding sequence ATGCCGAAAACAAATAAACAAATCAGGACCCGTTTCGCGCCCTCGCCGACCGGGGAGCCGCACGTAGGCAATATCCGCACCGCGCTTTTTTCGTGGCTCTATGCCTGGCACTGCAAGGGGGTATTTGTCCTGCGCCTGGAAGACACGGACCAATCACGCGAACAAGAAGGAAGCCTGGCCGCTATTTTGGAAGCGCTTGCATGGCTTGGGCTTGAAATTGACGAGGGCGTAACTACCGCATCAGGCGAGGAAAAGGGGGACAAGGGGCCCTACACCCAGTCAAAGCGCCTGGAAACGTACGTCCACTATGCGCTGCAGCTTGTTGACCGGGGAAAAGCGTTTCACTGCTTCTGCTCCCCGGAGCGCCTGGCCGTCATCCGCGAACTTGCGATCCAGAAAAAAGAGCCCCCGCGCTATGACGGGCGGTGCAGCCGGCTGGAGCCTGACGAAGTTGAAAAGCTGCTCGCAGGCAAAAACCCGCACGTCATCCGCATGAAAGTTCCCGCAGGAGGGGAAACGAGCTTTCATGACGCGGTCAAAGGCGAGGTCACCTTCAAGAACGAATCCATTGACTGCCAAGTGCTCTTGAAATCAGACGGCTTTCCCACGTACCACCTCGCAAGCGTGGTTGATGACCATCTCATGGAAATTACGCACGTGTTCCGGGCTGACGAGTGGCTGCCATCAACCCCCAAGCATGTGCTCTTGTACCAGTACTTCGGCTGGGAGGCCCCGGTGTGGGTGCACTTGCCCATCATCCTCGGCGCTGACCGGAGCAAGCTTTCCAAGCGGCACGGGGACGTTTCTGTGCTGGAGTATAAAAAAGATTTTCTGCCGGAGGCGCTCATTAACTACTTGGCGCTCTTGGGCTGGAACCCGAAGACCGAGCAGGAAATGCTCTCCCGCGAACAGCTGGTTGAACAATTTGACCTGCCTAAAATCAACAAAAACAATCCTATTTTTGACATAAAAAAACTTGAGTGGCTCAACGGCCAGTACATCAAAAACATGCCTATTGAAAAACTGGCTGATGTCCTGGCATCACCCCCAAAGGCCGTCAAACTCGTCCAAGATCGGATGCAAAAACTCTCTGACTTCGGGCCCATGACCGAATTCCTATGGAAGGACGAACTTGCGTATGACGCATCAATCCTCATCCCCAAAGGCTCGGACAAAAGCAAAACCCAAACAATGCTCAAAACCGCATCTGGCATCCTGAACGGCATTGATGGCGGGGATTGGAATGATGAACCTTTGCGTAAAACTTTTTTTGCGTACTGCGAAGAGAAGCAAATCAAAAAAGGGGATTTGCTCTGGCCCTTGCGCGCGGCCGTCACCGGACTGGCGCAGTCGCCGGACGTGTTCGGGGTGATGGGTGTTTTAGGGAAAGAAAAAACCCTTGCTCGGGTCGCGGCAGCGGAAAGCGCGCTTTCGTAA
- a CDS encoding peptidoglycan DD-metalloendopeptidase family protein, with translation MQKTPNKNKALAALLAVCVFLLNPGVTNAQDQGAPTGKDPEIQDIAQQIKDQRKAIEEIQKKVDEYEGRIQAKRNESLTIRNQLDGLGDQIDQTKLKLELKRQEIAETSLSIAENEKRIQDKEAEISGQHERLSEFIRILYQHGQKTPVEILLANDAFSEFFDETQYLETVEGDLSVILKKLKAVREKLESEKRDLEAKRVELQELQSQLEGSQVSLEGQVTAKNVVLEATQADEEKFQALLSQVRAEQAQINNDIISLERALRARLEASGDKTLSELSGQGFIWPIASRTITAQFHDPDYPFRRYFEHPAIDIRAKQGTPVAAIGSGYVSRAFDGGLGYSYISVIHADGLSSVYGHVSCILVAEDEYVVQGQVIGCSGATPGTPGAGRLTTGPHLHLEIRLNGIPVNPVGYLP, from the coding sequence ATGCAAAAAACGCCAAACAAAAACAAAGCCCTGGCCGCACTCCTCGCGGTGTGCGTTTTTTTGCTGAACCCGGGCGTCACGAACGCCCAGGACCAGGGTGCGCCGACCGGAAAAGACCCTGAAATCCAGGACATCGCCCAGCAGATCAAAGATCAGCGCAAAGCAATTGAAGAAATACAAAAAAAGGTTGACGAGTACGAGGGCCGCATCCAGGCAAAACGCAATGAATCTTTGACTATCCGCAACCAGCTGGACGGGCTCGGGGACCAGATTGACCAGACCAAGCTCAAGCTTGAGCTCAAACGCCAGGAAATCGCCGAAACCAGCCTGTCCATTGCGGAAAACGAAAAACGGATCCAGGATAAGGAAGCTGAAATTTCCGGGCAGCACGAGCGCTTATCCGAATTCATACGCATCCTCTACCAGCACGGCCAAAAGACGCCTGTGGAAATCCTGCTCGCCAATGACGCTTTTTCTGAATTTTTTGACGAAACCCAGTACCTGGAAACCGTTGAGGGAGACCTGTCCGTCATCCTCAAAAAACTCAAAGCAGTTCGCGAAAAGCTTGAGAGCGAAAAGCGTGACTTGGAAGCAAAACGCGTAGAGCTCCAGGAATTGCAATCCCAGCTTGAGGGCAGCCAGGTTTCCCTGGAAGGGCAGGTCACGGCCAAGAACGTGGTCCTTGAAGCAACGCAGGCTGACGAGGAGAAATTCCAGGCCCTGCTTTCGCAGGTCAGGGCAGAGCAGGCCCAAATCAACAATGACATCATAAGCCTGGAGCGCGCCCTGCGGGCGCGGCTTGAGGCGAGCGGCGACAAAACACTGTCCGAGCTTTCGGGCCAGGGATTTATCTGGCCCATTGCGAGCCGCACCATTACCGCGCAGTTCCATGACCCGGATTACCCGTTCCGCAGGTACTTTGAGCACCCGGCCATTGACATACGCGCCAAACAGGGGACCCCTGTCGCAGCCATCGGCTCGGGCTATGTTTCGCGCGCGTTTGACGGGGGACTCGGGTACAGCTACATTTCCGTGATCCATGCGGACGGCTTGTCCAGCGTGTACGGCCACGTCTCGTGCATCCTGGTTGCGGAAGACGAATACGTGGTGCAGGGCCAGGTCATCGGCTGTTCAGGAGCGACCCCGGGCACCCCCGGGGCAGGGAGGTTGACGACCGGGCCGCACTTGCACCTGGAAATCCGCCTCAACGGCATTCCGGTTAACCCCGTAGGCTACTTGCCGTAG
- a CDS encoding FtsQ-type POTRA domain-containing protein, which produces MLRRHRYYKPKRGRIQKIKHPIREQMAGRATAGRAKKIVGALFALATTGWFAYFFLASDNFAVKSIAISGNRNIPTQELSAIIGRELGGAHFLFVPRSNILLVSKEGIQEAIRKQYLVDEITIKRALPYTLQVAVQEKLSRVVLRVITPIEIIPLPAEKEESGEEAVPPDVSHNNVTETKEAEVREVQYAESYHLLDVNGIVVKSGPASERDLAELPIIEIIRNDQSEINPGAAILNREIVELIFELYERVKMSPQAIALSHVSFDPENSRELIFKTKEGWQALISTQIPLETQLQKLELALAERIKENRKSLQYIDLRVKDRVYFK; this is translated from the coding sequence ATGTTGAGGAGACACCGCTACTACAAACCAAAGCGCGGCCGCATCCAGAAGATAAAACACCCCATCCGCGAACAGATGGCCGGCCGGGCTACAGCGGGCCGGGCCAAAAAAATTGTTGGCGCACTATTTGCCCTGGCGACAACGGGCTGGTTTGCGTACTTTTTCCTGGCATCGGATAATTTCGCGGTCAAAAGCATAGCCATCTCCGGAAACCGGAACATTCCGACCCAGGAGCTTTCGGCCATCATCGGCCGCGAGCTCGGGGGCGCGCATTTTTTGTTTGTGCCGAGGAGCAATATCCTGCTCGTTTCCAAAGAGGGGATTCAGGAGGCCATACGCAAACAGTACCTTGTTGACGAAATCACGATTAAGCGCGCTCTGCCGTATACGCTGCAGGTGGCGGTGCAGGAAAAACTCTCCCGCGTGGTGCTGCGGGTTATCACCCCCATTGAGATTATTCCGCTGCCCGCGGAGAAAGAGGAGAGTGGGGAAGAAGCAGTTCCACCAGATGTGTCGCACAATAATGTTACTGAAACCAAAGAGGCGGAAGTGAGGGAAGTGCAGTACGCCGAATCCTACCACCTTTTGGACGTAAACGGCATCGTGGTTAAGAGCGGCCCTGCCTCGGAACGCGACCTCGCGGAATTGCCCATCATAGAGATCATCCGCAACGATCAATCCGAAATCAATCCAGGGGCAGCCATATTGAATCGGGAAATCGTGGAATTGATTTTTGAGCTCTACGAGCGCGTTAAGATGTCGCCGCAGGCCATAGCGCTTTCGCACGTATCCTTTGACCCCGAGAACTCGCGTGAGCTCATATTTAAGACCAAGGAAGGCTGGCAGGCGTTGATAAGCACGCAGATACCCCTTGAAACGCAGCTGCAGAAGCTTGAGCTTGCGCTTGCCGAGAGGATAAAGGAGAACCGCAAAAGCCTCCAGTATATTGACTTGCGCGTAAAGGACCGGGTTTACTTCAAATAG
- a CDS encoding D-alanine--D-alanine ligase: MSKTRIAVLFGGRSGEHEVSLVSASSVLEHLDPAKYDVVPIGITKEGKWIAGPESLRFLKSGTAPSESNALLRPEPLGAAPGGGELGRIDVVFPVLHGPYGEDGTIQGFLELTGVPYVGCGVLGSALCMDKVMQKKVLAGLGFKQVKYEWFWASEWEGRKSQILNEFSLAYPLFVKPANMGSSVGITKAHDAAEFVKAVEEALAYDRKIIVEQGIEHAREIEVAVLGNQQPAASSPGEIIPSNEFYDYDAKYIDGKSKSEIPAKLSKEKTAEIQGLAARAYKALDCEGLARVDFLLAGDGTAYINEVNTIPGFTSISMYPKLWEASGMPYGELLDELIKLALARAEEKKKLLVSYQPKTEWHAD, from the coding sequence ATGTCAAAAACACGCATAGCAGTGTTATTCGGGGGCAGGTCAGGCGAGCATGAAGTTTCGCTGGTTTCGGCGAGCTCGGTGCTGGAGCATCTGGATCCTGCAAAGTACGACGTGGTGCCCATAGGCATCACCAAGGAAGGCAAGTGGATTGCGGGCCCCGAATCTTTGCGGTTCTTAAAATCAGGGACAGCGCCGAGCGAGAGCAATGCGTTGCTAAGGCCCGAACCTTTGGGCGCGGCGCCAGGCGGGGGAGAGCTCGGCAGGATTGACGTGGTGTTCCCGGTGCTGCACGGGCCCTATGGAGAGGATGGCACGATCCAGGGTTTTTTGGAGCTTACGGGCGTGCCCTATGTCGGGTGCGGGGTCCTGGGGTCTGCCCTGTGCATGGATAAGGTCATGCAGAAAAAAGTGCTTGCAGGGCTCGGATTCAAACAGGTGAAGTATGAGTGGTTCTGGGCGAGCGAGTGGGAAGGGCGCAAGAGCCAAATTCTGAACGAATTCAGCCTGGCGTACCCCTTATTTGTAAAGCCCGCCAACATGGGATCAAGCGTGGGAATCACGAAAGCGCACGACGCGGCAGAATTCGTGAAAGCAGTAGAGGAGGCCCTCGCGTACGACCGTAAAATTATCGTTGAGCAGGGAATTGAGCATGCGCGGGAAATAGAAGTTGCCGTGCTCGGCAACCAGCAGCCGGCCGCGAGCTCGCCCGGCGAAATCATCCCGTCAAATGAATTCTACGACTACGACGCGAAGTATATAGACGGAAAATCAAAAAGCGAGATACCGGCAAAGCTCTCAAAAGAAAAAACAGCGGAAATCCAAGGGCTTGCGGCGCGCGCGTACAAAGCGCTGGACTGCGAGGGCTTGGCGCGCGTTGACTTTTTGCTCGCAGGAGACGGGACAGCGTACATAAACGAGGTAAACACCATTCCGGGGTTCACTTCAATCAGCATGTATCCCAAGCTCTGGGAAGCATCCGGCATGCCCTATGGCGAGCTTTTGGACGAGCTGATTAAGCTCGCGCTTGCGCGCGCCGAGGAAAAGAAGAAGCTTCTGGTTTCGTACCAACCGAAAACCGAATGGCATGCTGACTGA
- the alr gene encoding alanine racemase: protein MHTWVEISKSALKHNVAQFKSLIRAAALIAVVKANAYGHGLAEVSEVIQDDVDFLAVINLDEARLIRARGVHTPIIILGYIEETIEALQWAVQERVEIVVNSLSHGQRLSELLAQSRESGVLRVHAKIDTGLGRMGISPENAVSYIAQINELPQLYLKGVESHFADVAGHREYAEEQLKRFLDIRYQLFREKVEPQLWHMAKTEAILGFPESHLDAVRPGIGLYGLWPDPKCAGRRAGTHPEFELKPVLSWKARILQVKDCPEGAYIGYGCTHQTKRKTKIAVIPAGYYEGYGRGLSNRGEMLVAGKRCPVLGNVCMNMAMIDVTGVAGATRGDEAVLIGKQKDEEITAREIADLLGTVQYEVVAGINPFIKRIVVD, encoded by the coding sequence ATGCACACGTGGGTTGAAATTTCAAAAAGCGCGCTCAAACACAACGTGGCGCAATTCAAATCACTCATCCGCGCTGCCGCGCTCATTGCCGTGGTGAAGGCGAACGCGTACGGCCACGGTTTGGCCGAGGTTTCCGAAGTGATCCAGGACGACGTTGATTTTCTTGCCGTGATTAACCTGGATGAGGCGCGCCTCATCCGCGCGCGAGGCGTGCACACGCCCATCATCATCCTTGGGTACATTGAGGAAACTATTGAGGCCCTGCAGTGGGCCGTGCAGGAGCGCGTGGAGATTGTGGTGAACAGCCTTAGCCACGGCCAGCGCCTTTCAGAATTGCTGGCGCAAAGCCGGGAGTCCGGCGTACTGCGCGTGCACGCAAAAATTGACACGGGTTTGGGCAGAATGGGTATTTCGCCCGAGAACGCGGTTTCGTACATCGCGCAGATCAACGAACTTCCGCAACTGTACCTGAAAGGCGTTGAGAGCCACTTTGCGGACGTTGCCGGGCATCGGGAGTACGCGGAGGAGCAGTTAAAGCGTTTTTTGGACATCAGGTACCAGCTGTTCCGCGAAAAAGTTGAACCCCAGCTTTGGCACATGGCGAAAACCGAAGCCATTCTCGGGTTTCCGGAATCGCACCTTGATGCGGTCCGCCCGGGCATCGGATTGTACGGTTTGTGGCCGGACCCGAAATGTGCCGGCCGTAGAGCCGGCACACACCCTGAATTTGAGCTTAAGCCCGTCCTATCTTGGAAAGCCAGGATCCTCCAAGTTAAAGACTGCCCCGAAGGCGCATATATCGGGTACGGATGCACGCATCAAACCAAGCGCAAAACAAAAATTGCCGTTATCCCGGCCGGGTACTACGAAGGGTATGGCAGGGGATTATCCAACAGAGGGGAGATGCTGGTGGCTGGCAAGCGCTGTCCGGTGCTCGGGAACGTATGCATGAACATGGCCATGATTGACGTAACTGGCGTCGCGGGCGCAACAAGGGGCGATGAAGCAGTGCTTATCGGAAAACAGAAAGACGAAGAAATCACGGCTCGCGAAATCGCGGATCTGCTCGGGACCGTGCAGTACGAGGTGGTGGCCGGCATTAATCCATTCATAAAAAGGATCGTTGTTGATTAA
- the lysS gene encoding lysine--tRNA ligase — protein MQKKSQHQDEQATRIERLSKLRAAGIDPYPAQTSRDRTICKLREKPPTGTKEATIAGRVRSLRGHGGSTFAHLEDGTGSFQVYLKEDKLKKQYELFADTVDIGDFIEATGAVFTTKRGEETLLVSSWGMLAKALRPLPEKWHGLQDIEARFRKRYLDLIANPEVRGRMKQRSAILDSIRETMQKYEFLEVETPTLQPIYGGGFARPFITHHFALDADFYLRISDELYLKRLLVGGFERVYEITKVFRNEGIDHNHNPEFTMFEAQAAYKDYAWGMDVFEEIFENAAQSVLGTTAIKRGDAAADVRRPWKRMTVSEAVSSVAGLDASGWKSVSAAKKAVKAEMKGAPGASDLDSMNSIGEVLAFAFEALVEEKLIEPTIIHDYPVEVSPLAKRCANNPNFTERFEGFMFGLEIGNNYSELNDPEDLYARFVAEKKKQEAGFEEAHQTDLDYLEAIEHGMPPACGFGIGVDRMAMLLLGAASIKEVILFPTLRPKEKE, from the coding sequence ATGCAAAAGAAATCCCAGCATCAAGACGAGCAAGCAACCCGCATTGAGCGCTTATCAAAGCTCCGCGCCGCAGGCATTGACCCCTATCCCGCGCAAACGTCTCGCGACCGCACGATTTGCAAACTGCGTGAAAAACCGCCCACGGGCACAAAAGAAGCGACCATCGCGGGCCGGGTCCGCTCCCTGCGCGGGCACGGGGGATCAACGTTTGCGCACCTTGAGGACGGCACCGGTTCCTTCCAGGTGTACCTAAAAGAAGACAAGCTTAAAAAGCAGTACGAGCTGTTCGCTGATACGGTTGATATCGGGGATTTCATAGAGGCAACCGGCGCGGTGTTTACCACCAAGCGCGGAGAGGAGACTCTGCTCGTGTCTTCGTGGGGCATGCTCGCCAAAGCGCTCCGGCCGCTCCCGGAAAAGTGGCACGGCTTGCAGGACATAGAAGCACGGTTCAGGAAGCGGTACCTGGATCTCATCGCCAATCCGGAAGTGCGCGGCCGCATGAAGCAGCGTTCAGCGATACTAGACAGCATCCGGGAGACCATGCAAAAGTACGAATTCCTGGAAGTTGAGACCCCCACCCTGCAGCCCATTTACGGCGGCGGGTTTGCGCGGCCCTTTATCACGCACCACTTTGCCTTGGACGCGGATTTTTACTTGCGCATTTCGGATGAGCTGTACCTCAAGAGGTTGCTTGTCGGCGGCTTTGAGCGGGTGTATGAAATCACCAAGGTGTTCCGGAATGAGGGCATTGACCACAACCACAACCCGGAGTTTACCATGTTTGAGGCCCAAGCCGCGTACAAAGACTATGCCTGGGGCATGGATGTGTTTGAAGAGATTTTTGAAAATGCGGCACAGAGCGTTCTGGGCACGACCGCAATCAAGCGCGGGGATGCGGCCGCGGACGTCCGGCGCCCCTGGAAGCGCATGACAGTCTCGGAAGCCGTCTCAAGTGTGGCTGGCCTGGACGCCTCGGGGTGGAAGAGCGTTTCTGCCGCAAAAAAAGCGGTTAAAGCGGAAATGAAAGGCGCCCCCGGCGCTTCTGACCTTGATTCCATGAATTCAATCGGCGAAGTGCTCGCGTTCGCGTTTGAAGCGCTCGTGGAAGAAAAACTCATTGAGCCCACAATCATCCACGACTATCCGGTTGAGGTTTCGCCTCTCGCTAAAAGGTGCGCCAACAATCCGAATTTTACGGAACGGTTTGAGGGATTTATGTTCGGGCTTGAGATTGGCAACAACTACTCGGAATTGAACGACCCGGAAGATCTTTATGCCCGGTTTGTGGCTGAAAAGAAAAAACAAGAAGCCGGATTTGAGGAAGCGCACCAGACAGACCTTGATTACCTGGAAGCGATTGAGCACGGCATGCCGCCGGCGTGCGGATTCGGCATTGGCGTTGACCGCATGGCCATGCTCTTGCTCGGCGCCGCGAGCATCAAAGAGGTGATCCTGTTCCCCACCTTGCGGCCCAAAGAGAAAGAGTGA
- the greA gene encoding transcription elongation factor GreA, with protein MPENQTYLTDAGHKKLKEELERLKKVKRPEIAERIKQAKDYGDLSENAEYADAREEQSFVEGRILELEAALKNSTVVSNVDSDPDTVNIGDTVTISRDGVVSAYTIVGSKEADPGGGKISNESPIGRALLNRTKGDEVEVKTPKGVALWKIVSIEA; from the coding sequence ATGCCAGAAAACCAGACCTATTTAACTGATGCCGGCCACAAGAAACTGAAAGAGGAGTTGGAGCGCCTCAAGAAAGTGAAGCGCCCGGAAATTGCGGAGCGCATCAAGCAGGCAAAAGACTACGGCGATCTTTCCGAAAACGCCGAATATGCGGATGCGCGGGAAGAGCAGTCTTTTGTGGAAGGCAGGATTTTGGAGCTGGAGGCAGCGCTTAAGAACTCAACCGTGGTCAGCAACGTGGATTCTGACCCTGATACCGTAAACATCGGGGACACGGTCACGATTTCGCGCGATGGGGTAGTGAGCGCCTATACCATTGTTGGCTCCAAGGAAGCAGATCCTGGAGGAGGCAAAATATCCAATGAATCTCCCATTGGCCGCGCCCTCTTGAACCGCACCAAAGGGGATGAGGTTGAGGTCAAAACGCCTAAAGGGGTTGCACTGTGGAAGATTGTAAGCATTGAGGCGTAG